The following is a genomic window from Desulfuromonadales bacterium.
GATCCGCGAGGGGGAAACCGTGGTGAGCCGGCAGCCAGGAACGGATCCCCGTTTTCCCCATCTGCGGGCGATGATCGACGATCTCGACATTTCGGCTATGATCTCCCTGCCGTTGCGCTCCGGAGGGGAGTCGCTCGGCGCGCTGACCATCTGCAGCGCGGACGCCGAGGCTTTTGACCAGGAGGAGGTGAAGCTCCTCTCCGAACTGGCCGAGGATCTTGCCTACGGCATCGCGTCCCTGCGCACTGCCGCCGCCCGGCAGCAGGCCGAGGAGTCGCTGCGGCTGCGCAACCGGGCGATCGAGGCGAGCAGCAACGGCATCATGATCTGCGACGCCGCCAGCCCCGGGGTGCCGATCCTCTACGTCAACCCGGCCTTCGAGCGCATCACCGGCTACCCAGCCGACGAGATGCTCGGCCGCAGTCCGCGCCTCCTTGCCGGCCCGGATACCGAGCAGAAGGGACTGGTCGACATCGGGGAGCGCCTGCGGCTGGGCGAGCAGTCGGAAGGAGTGGTTCGCAGTTACCGCAAGGACGGCAGTCTCTTCTGGAGCGAACTGTCGGTAGCACCGGTGCGCGATGCCGCCGGCAGGGTGACCCACTTCGTCGGCATCCTCGACGACGTCACCGCGCGCAAGCGCTACGAGGAGCAGCTCGAGCACCAGGCCAACTACGACGCCCTGACCGACCTGGCCAACCGCAACCTGCTGGCCGAGCGCCTGCAGCAGAGCCTGCTCTATGCCGACCGCTCGCAGCGGCTGGTCGCCGTCCTGCTGCTTGATCTCGACCGCTTCAAGATCGTCAACGAAAGTCTCGGTCACGGCCAGGGTGACGTACTGCTGCAGAGAGTGGCCGAGCGGCTGAAAGCATGTGTGCGCGATGCCGATACGGTGGCCCGGCTCGGCGGCGACGAGTTCGTCATCGTGCTGGCCGAGGTGGCCGAAGTCGGGGATGTCGGGCTGGTGGTGCAGAAGATCCAGAATGCTCTGCGCCGGCCGTTCGCGGTCGCCGAGCGCGAACTCTACGTTACCGCCAGCGTCGGCATCAGCCTCTATCCCGCCGACGGACAGAACGGCGAGAGCCTGATCCGCCATGCCGACATCGCCATGTACCGTGCCAAGGAGGAGGGCAGGAACACGTTCCGCTTCTTCTCCCCGGAGATGAACCTGCGCATCATGGAAACCCTCGACCTCGAGGCCGACCTGCGCCGCGCCCTGGAGCGTCAGGAGTTCGTTCTCCACTACCAGCCGAAGGTCGATATCGCTTCCGGCCGGATCACCGGCTGCGAGGCGCTGGTGCGCTGGCAGCACCCGGAGAAAGGAATCATCCCCCCCGGTGCCTTCATCCCCCTGGCCGAGGAGACCGGGCTGATCGTGCCGCTCGGCGACTGGGTGCTGCGCACCGCCTGCAGCCAGAACCGGCAGTGGCAACTGGAAGGACTTCCCCACATTTTCGTGGCGACCAATCTCTCCGCCCGCCAGTTCCTGGAGACGGATCTGGTTGAAACGGTGCAGCGAACCCTGCGGGAAACCGGCCTGGAGCCGCAGTACCTTTCGCTCGAGGTGACCGAGAGCCTGATCATGAAAGACCCGGCGGGAGCTGCAGAAACCATGCGCCGGTTCAGGGAGCTCGGCGTCGGGCTCTGTCTCGACGACTTCGGCACCGGCTATTCGAGCCTCAACTATCTGCGCCGCTTCCCGGTCGGCTGCCTGAAGATCGACCGTTCGTTCATTACCGATGTCACCACCGACGCCAGCGCCGCCGCGGTGGCCACCAGCGTCGTCGCCATCGCCCACAGCCTCGGCCTGATCGCCATTGCCGAGGGAGTGGAAACGAAGGAACAGCTCGACTTTCTGCGCCACTGCGGCTGCGACAAATTTCAGGGGTATTACTTCAGCAAACCGCTGCCGGCCGAAGCGTTCGCCGCGCTGGTGCGGGAGGGACGCCGGCTCGAATGACCCGTCTCGACCTGAACGTTAAAATCTCGCTGATCGTCTCCCTGCTGATGATTTTGGTCGTTGCGGGGCTGGGCTTCTTCATCCACGCCTATTTCGTCGGCCAGTTCAAGAAGACCATCTCCGATGCCCAGTTCACTCTGGTAGCGGAAACCGCCTTCCACCTGGACGACAAGATCGGCCTGGTCCAGTCGCAGTTGGTCGGGGTGGCGGAGAGAATCGGGCCCGAGGACCTCGTAAGTCGGGTACAGGCGCAGGAATTCATCGACGACGAAAAGGATACGACGCTGCTGTTCGACAACGGTCTCTTCCTCTTCTCCCTGTCGGGGCAGATGTTGGCCGGCTCCGATGTGGAACCGCAAATGTGGACGTGGGACTACTCTGCCCGCGATTTTTTCCGGAAAACGGTCGTCTCTGGCCGGCCAGTCATCTCCGACCCCTTTCTCTCGATCAAGGTCCATCAGCATCCGGTCGTCGTCTTCACCGCCCCCGTGTTCGATGCCGCCGGCAAGGTCATGGCGGTGTTGGCCGGCAGTTTCGACCTGAAGGGGAACAATTTCCTGGCCCAACTGGCCGGCGTCAAGGTGGGGAAGGAGGGCTATCTCTACCTCGTCAACACCGACCGCACGCTGGTCGTGCATCCGGACCCGCAGCGCACGGGCCAGCGGGATGTGCCGATCGGCGCCAACCCGCTTTTCGATCAGGCGATGGCGGATTTCGAAGGGACGGGTGAGACGGTCACCTCGCGGGGATTATCTGTTCTCGTCTCCTTCAAGCGCCTGCAAAAGGTCGACTGGATTCTCGCCGCCAACTATCCGCTGGCGGAGGCGCATGCGCCGGTCAACCGGGCCATCCAGTATGCGGCACTGGCGACCGGTGCCGCCATTTGCCTCTCGCTCG
Proteins encoded in this region:
- a CDS encoding EAL domain-containing protein → MKTEEGGRSPSAGGTALRICLIYAVVAIIWIVLSDWAVLRLTGESAAWRIQTFKGGLFVAVTAVLLFVLIRRSFSSLAAAGKVLREKEGLLQKIVQTMPVGVWIADREGNIVMHNPAGEEIWGEVRLVGIGDYGQYKGWWTETGERIAAEEWGMARAIRRGETSLNELIDIESFDGARKTVLHSAMPLLDAEGKITGGLVVSQDVSELRRAQEALRESEERYRHLFEKNPHPMWIYDLETLRILAVNDAAVEHYGYPPEEFLALTIKDIRPAEDVPALLENTRQPADGVGRSGVWRHRKKDGSIISVEIITHALEFEERGAKLVLAHDVTDALRAQESMRRLNRTLKVLSRCNETLVRATDEKTLLHGVCDILVSLGGYLLAWVGFPRLDAARTIKVAAHAGANGDYLQTLQLSWGDNEQGRGPTALAIREGETVVSRQPGTDPRFPHLRAMIDDLDISAMISLPLRSGGESLGALTICSADAEAFDQEEVKLLSELAEDLAYGIASLRTAAARQQAEESLRLRNRAIEASSNGIMICDAASPGVPILYVNPAFERITGYPADEMLGRSPRLLAGPDTEQKGLVDIGERLRLGEQSEGVVRSYRKDGSLFWSELSVAPVRDAAGRVTHFVGILDDVTARKRYEEQLEHQANYDALTDLANRNLLAERLQQSLLYADRSQRLVAVLLLDLDRFKIVNESLGHGQGDVLLQRVAERLKACVRDADTVARLGGDEFVIVLAEVAEVGDVGLVVQKIQNALRRPFAVAERELYVTASVGISLYPADGQNGESLIRHADIAMYRAKEEGRNTFRFFSPEMNLRIMETLDLEADLRRALERQEFVLHYQPKVDIASGRITGCEALVRWQHPEKGIIPPGAFIPLAEETGLIVPLGDWVLRTACSQNRQWQLEGLPHIFVATNLSARQFLETDLVETVQRTLRETGLEPQYLSLEVTESLIMKDPAGAAETMRRFRELGVGLCLDDFGTGYSSLNYLRRFPVGCLKIDRSFITDVTTDASAAAVATSVVAIAHSLGLIAIAEGVETKEQLDFLRHCGCDKFQGYYFSKPLPAEAFAALVREGRRLE